The Rhizophagus irregularis chromosome 14, complete sequence DNA window GTTATTTATCGTTTTTACCAAATGAGATTTTATATATCTTGTTGGATCAATTAGATGATAAAGATCAATATCATCTTTCTTTGACTTGCAAAAAGTTTTATCATTTAGTAAGATTGAACTTATTTGGTATCGTGACACCAGTTTGGAAGGATGCGGAAGTTATCGGTTTGGAAAATTTATCCGCATCTTGTTATCGTGATGGTGTTGTCGTAAATAATTCCTTGTTCATACCAATTCTCGCAAAGAAGGAACCTTACTGTTTATCCATCAACTTAGTTCAAAAACCGTTGAAATTGATTCGACATCCAATTTTAATTGACTTTAATACCGAATCTTTTTATGAACCTTGTGAATTTATAGCAACCGCTGCTATCGGAAAtcgtttatatatatttggtggtaaaaatttatactcaGGAGAAATTACGAACGCATTTTacgaattaaatataaatacttttgaattaaaaaaggtACATCAAAGTCATCATTTGCCTAAACCAAGAATGATGCACACGTTAAATTCGATCGATAATCACCGATTGGCGTTATTCGGTGGTCGCATGTGCATGAACGGTAATTAAACCCTGCTTATATGATTATTACTTGCatacataaaatgtattttgtgtttatattaatcttacatatttttttttttttaatctaataataatttaaggtAAATATTACGATTCAAAAGATTTTGCAATTTATgatgtaaagaaaaattcatggGAAGTTATAAATAACGAATCCGCATTCGTACCATCAAGAAGATCGAATCAATCTACAATGTTCTTTAATGATAAACTTTACATATATGGAGGACAACAAATAACCTCATCTTCTACATTGAATCGTATTCACGATGATCCTGATATATGGGAATATGATACATTGAAGCTTAATTGGAAAAGGTATTTGAATGGATTAACATTATCAGGattattattaccaaaaaattgtatttctACAAGTGGGGTAAATCCATCTAAAAGATGTGGTGCAGCGATATTTCCGATACGAAAAAACATAGGAATTTTAGGAGGTATTGAAATGATGCaaattaatgaagaaattcTTACATGGGgtcatatgaaaattttatcaccCATGAAACAAACTTGGGTTCAagttaaagttaaagaaatgCCTCGAATTGAATGTGTAGCATTTTATGTCGAATATAAATTTGGAACAAAAGATATTTTCGTAGTCGGTAAAGAtcaaaaagaaggaaaaataATTACTGGATGGATTAAAGACGAACAATAAAAGACGAACAATAAAAGTAGAACAATAAAGTCGAACGGTATAAAAATCGATCAATGAATGAATGAACATTTTAAATCGAACATcgaacatttttttgttttcaaaaTCGAACatattgaacatttttttttaaaaatgaaatatatcgAACATTTTTTAAACCGAATATATCGAAATATATCgaacattattttctttaaaactaataatatcaaacattattatacattattttaaaacgaATATATCGAATTatcaacattattttttttaaaaaaaaaaaaaaaacgacaatttttataaagcaTATAAGAGTATAAGActtaattaagatttttatttatataagaaatttctttcctttcaaattatgtaaaaattatgtatgtatgtatttttgtaattacaaTTTGTTAAGAAAATGTATGTCATAAGGTTAAAATTAAGTTTagattgtaattaattttaatcaacCAAAAATCCGCatcaaaaatataagtttttttcttcgatttcaaaaaaaactaataaaagttacaattttaaaaaggaattttgaaatacaataatatttttatttgtatgataaacttttaacaaaaattatatcacGAATTAAACAATGACGTTAATAAGTAACAAAATACTTATGCGGGGTAAAGAAGTACAATATGATTATGATTGAATTGATGCagattgatataaaaaatgacTTAATAAAGATTGGAccttttttccattttttcttatttaaaaaatatatttttatttcatttttacacAAATTGGTGATAATTTTCCGGTTGTACTATGAAATGGTTGAAATGTTTctattttccaaaaattcggtttacaaatattaaaatatgtaaaagaCCAATCAAACTTAAGAATaacgaattagtaattattatcTGGCCAAGGGATTCGTTTTTAGAATAATATTCCCTAAATGAGAGAATAACAATAAGAAAACCTCATCTGGATAAATTAAAACCTGAATCTGGTTTATCAGTACACGGGAGCACCTAACTTAAATCCGAAGAAACATGGAAACATGCATGGAGTGTTGAAAGGCTTTTAATGCatctagatttttttttgcaaaaattttaagtGTTCTACATCTTTCCAAATctagttagaaaaattcttctttcataaaatttaagtataaaaggATCTTATCTTCGCTcccatttcttttttctttgcGAACGTTGAAAAGATTTGACGTTTTCCGTTTATGCTGGGGAATTCTccaaattatgataattaattaagcTTTATAAAAATTCGTCAAATAAGAAAtctttataaagaatttcttaaatatcgtaataaaaaaatgcatttttttaacgtttcggGGCCTACACTTTCGTATTTATCGTCACCAAATAGAGATTACGTCTCATTTCGAAtttaagttctttttttttacaacgaTAAAAGTCAATTACGTATGCactttaaaaatgattaaaaatgattaaaatcttatttattacGTTATTAactctttcaattttttttttcttttttttttttttagatttaaaatcaaTCATTTCTCCCTTGTGTTAAATCAAGACAATCTTTAATGATGTCGTTTCTTGAAAAACaagattttattcaaattcgatcgtttttatttttttttctgatataCTGTATCTATCACGAAAAGTATTATCGATTTTTGGTtgtcttttcttttaaaagtcAACTGAACATTAAACTGATTAAACTTTATACGTTACACAAAACTCTAAATATCTAATGGGTATTTATACTTTTcaattcatttgttttttctcttttaaacGATAAcgcgaaaaaaaagaatttgcgCCCATTTCTAATTTTAGTAAGACAAACCATAAATTTAATGGTCCCCCGATCTGCGCTTTTTTATTCATGTAAATACGTGTATATAcgtgtaaaatatatatatatttgtgttTCACAATAACTCGGGTATTTCATGGGGTAAACAATAGTTAGGTTAAGAAACATTGTCCACATGTCCACATggttcttttaatattttgatattttggaACGTTCATAAGAAACCCATTATTGTGAAACTGACGATGCAccatatttgataatatatatattttaaggaACCGGTATTGTGAAACTACGATGTTAccatatttgatatataatatcCGGTTATTCGGATGTAAAGGTCCCGAATCTATTAAAAATCAGtgatttttactatataaGTTGCCAAAAGTTACCAATAAGTGCCACATTTCCTTATTTACTGTAATactgttattttttaaaaaaaagggggaGTGAAAAAGGGGGtgcatttaaaatataacGGACACAATATGACCACTATAAATTCACTTTACagattacataattaaaatttttttttattattttccttttttttgtccagcaaataataataacatatggttgaatttttttttttttgtatacctctatattatgattaataataataataaatgtattttaatgattttaataataatataataaataaaataaaaaaaatgtacataTAACTAAATAGTTagttacaatattaaaattgaaattattaaaaccaaGCTTCCGAcaattataccaaaactagattcttttaaataataagttgaagATGAATTAGATACAGATTTACTAGTACTTTCAGCATCTGCTGCTGCGATTGACATTGAACCTGAAACGGTAGCTGTTGGTGTTGGACCTAAAGGTGTTGTAACAATTTGTTGTGGAGGTTGAGATAAATCTTTTGGCCAAGTATAATCTTGAGGAAGATTTATTCCACCATACATTCCTTTCTTACaacttttttaatgaaaaaaaagtaaaataatataaataagtaacattatatatatatataataaataataataataattaatttttattacttactcGTCAGCTACATCAGAAAAGAAAACATATGTTCTATCTTCAGGTACGGCcatagtaatattatatggTTCAGTATGTTGTCCAAGATTAAAacctattaaatttaattgaaatttaattaatatattttataatcataatcataatttttttttataaacataattttttttattacttaccTCCTACTTTACTTTGACATGGATTTTCAAGAGTTGATTCTACTACAGAATGTAAACCTTTACCTGTCCACATCCACCATAATACATTGCCTTTACTAGCAGTGAAATTATTTCTACTAAATCCAGTTTCCATATAACCAACTTTAATAACATGATTTGTAAGTGAAATTGGTCCATCCGTTGGATTTGGGTTTCCCGAGGGCAAAATTGGATTCACTGAATAGGTTTGTGATTTTACAACAATAACTTGAATAATGAATATTCCCATTAGCATCAAAATTCTTAACTTTTTAGAAatcatttttgtaaatttttttttttatcccgtgaaaataaaatgttattataaagtttactttgaagaatgtaaaaaaaacttgataaatttaaaactttgataaatgtaaaaaattcaaattttcaaaagtaaaaaagattCAAGTtcaaaatatcatttatttataacaaaaaaaaaaattcaagaactTTCGatagagaaaaaatataataaggaaaataagagataaaaaaagataaagaaatttatgaaatgcattgtaattataatatagtaataaagtATTTGGCGGCCGAAAATACgaaacaaaatataatcaaaataataattacaagtGTTTCATAAACACTTTGTTATACTCAATTAACCATCTTTCAAGTATATTTAACGTCTAGTGGATACCGGGCTGTGTAACTATGATCATGTTTCATATGAAAATCCGGCCGAAATTATTAGCCCAAAATGGCTTCAAAAAATTTGGGGGCaaaaaaaggtataaaattagttaataaatcatgtaaatCTGGTCAAGAATGCATATCCGAGACTCCATAACGTCATCCGAGACCGATGACCGATACTTGGCTATTCCAATTTAGttgtgaaaaataaaatgtataatacaATGTAAAAGGCTTTTATGAAAtgatttcaaaagaaaaataaatattttaaaaagtaatatacaagtatatatcaaatataaactATAAGTGATGTTATTGTTCTGTCGATTAGGACTATGCGAGTTTGATTATTTGGAGGATCTACTATTTACCGCAATGACCGAACTTCAAAAAGATCTTTCATCCAATTAGTGTACACTATCTCTTAATTTAGagtataattatatcatttttggTATAATGATATTACACAATCACTTGCTATGGAAATTTTTGAGCCATAActttcaaataatgataaaatggaTCTTTGGTATCTTAGTATATCCATGAAATATcccggttttttttttataattatatcatttttggTATAAGTGGACATTTTACATACAACTactttctataaaaatttgcaggaaaaaaaaaattatagccataactttcaaaaaaatgataaaatgatcCTAATATCCTAGTATATCCATGaaatatccatttttttttaaaaaaaaaaaaattcttaatttagagtataattatatcatttttgtATAAGTGGACATTTACATATATGAAAATTtgcaggaaaaaaaaaaatatgagaaaaGAACAGCCATAACTTTCAAAGAATGATCTCGGTATCATAGTATAtccatgaaatatttttttttcttcgttttttttaaaaaatattaatttagaatataatGATACCATTTTTGGGGTGTCGGCAAAAAGCCGGTTCAATCATGTGACttcacatttatttttttatgaactaaAATATGAAAGTCATAGAATAAGTGTATCTTGGCCTCTTGGCCTGCTCTAAAAGTTTGCTTAACTGTCAAGGAAAAACATATGGATGAATACGGGTTCCTTAATGTACAGTGAGGGTGTACGATATTAATGTACGAACCGACCGGAGTTAACGTTAACGCTATAACGTGCAAGTGCATAACTCCTAAACTCGGGCCAGTTCGTACATTAATATCGTACACCCCCATTGTACATTAAGTCCAGTGTTCTGACCTGGTCATTTGACCTTTTGAATGATTTATGAAATCATTTGTCATTATTCATAATCATTTGTCATTTAGTCATttcaatcatttgattttgattggctaatatttatcacataaataatcatgcgactataattaaaaaatagtgAATGTAGTGTaggcaaaaattataatgccGGCCAAAATTACATTCAAATGACCaaggtcatttgtcatttgagcATTTGAAGCATTGAAAGTGAAATGTCATTTGTCAGAATCATTTGGTCATTTGCCGAACACTGACATTAACAGAGTTTGGGGTTATGCACTTTCACGTGATAGCGTTAAACTCCGGCCAGTGTGTACGTTAATATCGTACATAAGTTAAGGATGCTCCAAAAATGGAcgacaaaatgaaaaaagtcaAATGTCAAAACCGGTATTCAAAACCCCATGTTGTGcattaagtaaacttgcacaGCAGGTTAAAATACACGCACCATATGTAACttgaaagttttatattttggcgaaaaagttttatttgtaaaaaataaataaataattttaaaagtcaCGTGATCGGACCCGGGCTTTAGACGACCCATTTTTTGGTATAAATGGACATTTACATACAACTGAATGATATgaaatttgtaagaaaaaataaagtgagAAAAGAACAGCCACGACtttcaaaaaatgataaatgatTCTG harbors:
- a CDS encoding uncharacterized protein (SECRETED:cutsite_VKS-QT; SECRETED:prob_0.7046); SECRETED:SignalP(1-24), with translation MISKKLRILMLMGIFIIQVIVVKSQTYSVNPILPSGNPNPTDGPISLTNHVIKVGYMETGFSRNNFTASKGNVLWWMWTGKGLHSVVESTLENPCQSKVGGFNLGQHTEPYNITMAVPEDRTYVFFSDVADDCKKGMYGGINLPQDYTWPKDLSQPPQQIVTTPLGPTPTATVSGSMSIAAADAESTSKSVSNSSSTYYLKESSFGIIVGSLVLIISILIL